From the Spiroplasma alleghenense genome, one window contains:
- a CDS encoding SPE_1075/MLC_0560 family membrane protein, with translation MKQFINDFNKIIKTEWKILLSRFGIFVLGWFLFTLSIALYTPTSVGASQIDFTIFNFLGAFSDGGIRPNGEIDLTSYSTYLLLFYVIMMVITVIMGSINVAIDYKKNRNVQKIYWYILFVIGDIISLFIIPLGVKMQMLYIDESMFAGYSENAVKILRFVVFISAFLIYCLSIALMVYCGIMPGVYNSIAEEFRKLTKMSYQASRILWDFLLIVPGLILLIFINWSSDLKLAFLGNYLYFGTVFFIFLTGPLVGVLLKQFNKIYNIKDKTAALYQEPKN, from the coding sequence ATGAAACAGTTTATAAATGATTTCAATAAAATCATTAAAACAGAGTGAAAAATATTATTAAGCAGATTTGGAATTTTTGTTCTGGGCTGATTTTTATTTACACTATCAATCGCGCTATATACCCCAACCTCGGTTGGAGCAAGCCAAATCGATTTTACCATTTTTAACTTTTTGGGAGCCTTCAGTGACGGAGGGATTCGCCCTAATGGAGAAATTGACTTAACATCTTATTCAACATATTTATTATTATTTTATGTAATAATGATGGTTATTACTGTTATTATGGGATCTATCAATGTAGCAATTGATTATAAAAAAAATCGTAACGTACAAAAAATTTATTGATATATTTTATTTGTGATTGGGGATATCATCTCGTTATTCATTATTCCATTAGGGGTTAAAATGCAGATGTTGTATATAGATGAATCTATGTTTGCTGGTTACTCAGAAAACGCAGTGAAGATATTGAGATTTGTGGTATTCATAAGTGCATTCTTAATTTACTGTCTATCAATTGCCTTAATGGTGTATTGTGGAATAATGCCAGGAGTTTATAACTCAATTGCAGAAGAATTCAGAAAGTTAACAAAAATGTCATACCAAGCTTCAAGAATTCTATGGGACTTCTTACTAATAGTTCCTGGATTAATCTTGTTAATTTTCATAAACTGAAGCAGTGATTTAAAATTAGCTTTCTTAGGGAATTATCTATACTTTGGAACCGTATTCTTTATTTTCTTAACTGGTCCTCTGGTCGGAGTTCTATTAAAACAATTTAACAAAATTTATAATATTAAGGATAAAACTGCGGCTCTTTACCAAGAACCAAAAAATTAA
- the rplJ gene encoding 50S ribosomal protein L10 translates to MEKQSRPAHAKKNEVVQEIVGKIKSQQGMVIAEYKKISVAEITELRKAALEKNIFIKVYKDSLFTRAVEELKIEGLATFLTGQNIYIFSDEESIAPAKLVDEFSKKFPNLKLKAGIYEGQVLDTAAVNELASLPSKEELYSMFASSLIYPLRQFMLLTKEIAKTKAE, encoded by the coding sequence TTGGAAAAACAATCACGTCCGGCTCATGCTAAAAAGAATGAAGTAGTACAAGAAATCGTTGGAAAAATTAAAAGTCAACAAGGTATGGTAATTGCTGAATACAAAAAAATCAGCGTTGCTGAAATTACAGAACTTAGAAAAGCTGCTTTAGAAAAAAATATCTTTATTAAAGTATATAAAGACTCATTATTCACAAGAGCGGTTGAAGAGTTGAAAATCGAAGGACTTGCAACATTCTTAACAGGTCAAAATATTTATATTTTTTCAGATGAAGAATCAATTGCACCAGCAAAACTAGTTGACGAATTTAGTAAAAAATTCCCTAACTTAAAACTAAAAGCAGGAATCTATGAAGGCCAAGTTTTAGACACAGCGGCTGTAAATGAACTTGCTTCACTACCATCAAAAGAAGAATTATACTCAATGTTTGCATCTTCACTGATCTACCCATTGCGTCAATTCATGTTATTAACAAAAGAAATCGCAAAAACCAAAGCAGAATAA
- a CDS encoding CatB-related O-acetyltransferase: protein MSKNKTGPDPNKKLNKYLATDFLKNYISNQNIEIGDYTYYASLDDPQDLVDFQNKNILYHFPFIGDKLIIGKFCQIGYKTKFIMNGANHDTDRISTYPFFIMWNGWEEQPGFKTNKGDTVVGNDVWFGYNCTILPGVKIGNGAVIGAEALVTKDVPDYAVVGGNPAKIISFRFNEEEIKQLNQISWWDWDSQKITDNLENLSKRDFRILKEK, encoded by the coding sequence ATGAGTAAAAATAAAACCGGACCCGATCCGAATAAAAAATTGAACAAGTATTTAGCAACCGATTTTTTAAAGAACTATATTAGCAACCAAAATATTGAAATCGGAGATTACACCTATTATGCTTCCCTTGATGATCCCCAAGATTTAGTAGACTTTCAAAATAAAAATATTTTATACCACTTCCCATTTATTGGTGATAAATTGATAATTGGCAAATTTTGCCAGATTGGTTATAAGACTAAATTTATTATGAATGGAGCAAATCATGACACCGATAGAATCTCTACTTATCCATTCTTTATTATGTGAAATGGATGAGAAGAACAACCAGGATTTAAAACCAATAAGGGTGATACTGTTGTGGGAAATGACGTTTGATTTGGTTACAATTGCACGATTTTGCCAGGAGTTAAAATTGGAAATGGAGCTGTAATTGGAGCCGAGGCTTTGGTTACCAAAGATGTTCCTGACTACGCTGTGGTCGGAGGAAATCCCGCTAAAATAATTTCATTTAGATTTAATGAAGAAGAAATTAAACAGTTAAATCAAATTTCATGATGAGACTGGGATTCACAAAAAATTACTGATAACCTAGAAAATTTATCAAAAAGAGACTTTAGAATATTAAAGGAGAAATAA
- the rplL gene encoding 50S ribosomal protein L7/L12, protein MAITKDDIIKALEEMKLAELNDLVKAIEDHFGVVAAAAVAAPAAGAAGAAAPTEVNVLLTNAGAQKVQVIKVVKELTGLGLMDAKKLVDGELPVTIKENVKVEDAEKMKEELMAAGASVDLK, encoded by the coding sequence ATGGCAATCACAAAAGATGATATTATTAAAGCTTTAGAAGAAATGAAGCTAGCTGAATTAAATGATTTAGTTAAAGCAATCGAAGACCACTTCGGGGTAGTAGCTGCAGCAGCAGTAGCAGCACCAGCAGCAGGAGCAGCAGGAGCAGCAGCGCCAACAGAAGTAAACGTTTTATTAACAAATGCAGGAGCACAAAAAGTTCAAGTAATTAAAGTAGTTAAAGAATTAACTGGTTTAGGACTAATGGATGCTAAAAAATTAGTTGATGGAGAATTACCAGTAACTATTAAAGAAAACGTAAAAGTTGAAGATGCAGAAAAAATGAAAGAAGAATTAATGGCCGCAGGAGCGTCTGTTGATCTAAAATAA